The genomic interval GCGTGGCCTCCATGTAGCCCTGCTCACCCATGCTCACCAGCGACGCCCAGGCCACCGCGATGAGCGCACCGGGCCGGCTGCCGGAGAACGTGGGTGAGAAGTAGATGCCACCCGGCCACTCCGTCGAGGTGAAGTACTGGTGCGAGCGCAGCGCGGTGCCCCGGTACAGCACCACCGACGAACCCTTGGCCGCATAACCGAACTTGTGCGTGTCCACGGACATGGACGTCACGCCGGGCAGGCGGAAGTCGAAGGGCGGCACGTCGCGGCCCAGCTTGCGCGCGAAGGGCAACACGAAGCCACCCAGACACGCGTCGGTGTGGAAGCCCAGGCCCTTCTTGCGAGCCAGCTCCGACAGCTCCGAGATGGGGTCGATGACGCCATGAGGAAACCCTGGCGCGGAGCCGATGATGAGGATGGTGTTGCGCGTGAGGGCCTTGCGCATCGCCGTCACGTCCGCGCGGTAGTCCGGCCCCACGGGCACCCGCACCATCTTCACGCCGAAGTAGTGCGCCGCCTTGTCGAACGCGGGATGCGCGCTGGACGGCGCCACCATCTCCGGCCGGGTGATTCCCTTCGTGTCCCGGGCCCAGTCCCGGTACGTCTTCACCGCGAGCATGATGCTCTCGGTGCCTCCCGAGGACATGGAGCCGCAGATGTGCTCGGTGGCCGGGCGGCCCGCGTTGGCCGCGTCCGCGCCGAGCATGCCCGCCGCCATGGCCACCACCTCCGCCTCGAACTTGGTGGCGCTCGGCCACAAGTCCGCATGCAGCGGGTTGCTCTGCGAATGCATGCCGTAGACGCGGTTGAGGAACTCGATGTGCTCCTCATCGCCGTTGTACACGGCGCCCGACACCTTGCCTTCGCGCCAGCGCGGCTCCTCCTTCGACTCCATCGTCTCCAGCTCCGCCAGCACCTCCTCGCGAGAGCGGCCCGTCACCGGCAACCGGTCATACGTCGGAATCGTCCCCCGGTAGGGTTTGAGCCCCTCCTCCAGGCCCGACAGGAGCGAGTCCGTCTCCTTCGACAGCAGGTCGCGCACCAACGGCACGGCCTTGAGATAGCGCTCCGCCGCCGACAGCAGACGCGGGGGGACATGGTTCAACAGGTTCAACGACTTCGGGTCGGGCAATGCCATACGCGCTCCCCTGCGTCAGGCACTTCGAGCGCGGTTGAGGCGCGCGAAGATGGCCTTGTTGCTTTTGTAGATGTTGACGAATTCGCGGAACAGCTCGTCGTACAGCGCGCGGTTCGCCGGGTCCGGATGGAACGTGCGGGCGACGGGCACGAGCGAGGGAATCTCCTCGGGCTTGAGCTCGCCCAGCGCGACGGCCGCCTGGAACGCGGCGCCTCGCGCGTTGGCCAGCACCGGCTCGTCCACCTGCTGAATCGCGCGGCCCAGCACGTCCGCGTGAATCTGACACCAGAGCGCGGACCGGGCCCCACCGCCGATGATTCGCATCGACTCCAGCTTCCGGCCGACGAACTGCTCCACATACGTGAACAGCCAGCGCGAGTTGAAGGCCACCCCCTCCATCACCGCCCGCACCATGTGAGCCCGCGTCGTCTTCAGCGACTGATTGAAGAAGCCGCCGCGCAAGGACCTGTCATCCACGGGGCTGCGCTCACCGTTGAGCCAGGGAAGGAAGATGAGGTTGTCACTGCCCGCGGGCACCCTCCCCGCCTCGCTCTCCATCAACCGATACACCTCGCCGGAGTCCTCCTCCGCGTCGCCGGGCCCACGGCCGTGGCCATAGAGGATGTTGTCCTTGAGGAACGCCAGGCAGATCCCCGCGGACTCCTGCTCGTTGGCCAGGAGGTAGCGGCCCGGCAGCGCGGAGGGCACCGACGCCATCTGATGGAAGATGTCTGTCTTCTTGTACGGCACATGGCAGCACAACCACGACGAGGTGCCCACGCACAGGTGGGCCTCGTGGTCCCCCACCGCGCCGGAGCCCACCGCCGCCGCGAGGATGTCCGGCGAGCCCGACACCACCCGCACGTCCTCGCTCAACCCCAGCTCACGCGCGGCCTCCGCGCACAGGGGGCCCAGCACACTCGCGGCCGGTACCAGGTCCGGCAACTTGTCCCGCTCCAACCCCGACAGCTTGAGCAGGCGCTCGTCGTAGTCGATGCGGTTCAGCGCGCGGTTGTCCGTCACCCAGTGCAGGGTGATGGAGTCGTAGGACGCGGCGAAGCGCCCGCTCAGCTTCAGGTTGAGCCAGTCCTTCGGCTCGAGGAACTTGTAGGTGGCGCGGTAGACGTCGGGCCGGGCGCCCTGGAGGTAGAGGATGTGGCCCACCGGGTCCTTGCCGGAGAGGCTCGGCGCGCCGCCCGACAGACGAATCCAAGTCAAGAGCCGCGCCGCGCCATACCCTTCGATGGGCATCAGGCCATGCGCCACGCGCTGCACATGAGACGCCCCGCGCGAGTCCATCCAGATGAGCGCGGGACACAGGGGCGTGCCGCGTGCATCCACCGCCACGGTGCCGGACCACTGGGAGCTGCAGTTGACGCCCACGATGTCGCGCGCGGACACCTGGCCCGACTCCAGCAGCCGGCGGGTGCCTCGGACGACGGCGCGCCACCACGCCTCCGGCTCCTGTTCGGCGCCTCCTTCGGGAAGCAGGCGCAACTCCAACGGCTCCACGTCCCCGCCCAGGATGCGCCCGCGCAACGTGACGACGGCCAGCTTCACGGCCGAGGTCCCCAGGTCGATGGCCAGGATGGACTTGTCACCTGCGAGGGGCACTCGGCGCTCCATGCTGGGGTGAAGGACGCCGCCGGCGAGCGACGGCGGACCGGACTCTAAAGAGCGCGTCCGGCCTCCCGCCATCGGCAACTCACGGCAAGGTGTCTTTTCTGAACGCCTGAAGCTCCGGACTCGCGCCGGGACAAGGTGCTAGCGTGCGCGGATTCCTCGGGGGGTGGCATGCGCCGGTTCTTCGTCAGCGCGCGCGGGCTGTGGCAACGGCACCCGACGGCGCTGGGTATCGCGGTGACCTTCACGCTGAGCCTGCTCCTGCGCTGGCTCTACCTGCAGTCGTCGCCAGACCGGACCTGGCCTTTCTCCATCTTCTTCTACGGAGACGCGCGCTTCTTTCACACGTACGCGCTGGACCACGTCCGAGGCCACGAGGGCCCCGCCGCGCTGCCCTATCACCCACCCCTGTTCCCCTGGCTCCTGGGGCTCCTGTACCGCGTGCTGGGCGAACCCCAGGGCAGCGCGTACCCCTACAAGCTGGTCCTCGCGGCGCTGAGCGCGGCCACGGTGGCGCTGACGTGGGCGTGGTGGCGCACGCTCTTGGGAACCGCGTGGAGCTTCGTGGGCGCGTGCCTCTTCGCCTCCAGCTTCGGCTGGCTGGTGCTGTCCACCACGTACAGCAACGAGGTCCTCTACGCGTTCTTCCTGTCCGCCACGCTCGCGCTCGTCCTGCGCCACCGGGAAGGCCCCACCTGGGGCGGCGCGGTGCTCCTGGGCCTCTGCATGGGCCTGGGCTCGCTCACCCGCGCCGAGCACCTCTACCTCTGGCCCTTCCTGCTCGCGTGGGCCTGGCTCTACCGCGGCACCACGCCGCTCAAGACCCTGGCCCGTCGCTGGGGCGCCGCCGTGCTCGTCTGCGGGCTGGTGCTCACCCCGTGGGCCGTGCGCAACGCACGGGTGCTGCATGAGCTCAACGCGGGCACGCCCGGACTCGAGCCCCTCCCGGAGCTCGCGCCCATCACCGTGTATGGCCCCATCAACTTCGCCATGGCCAACCACGCCCGAGCGACCGGCGGCTTCACCCCCGCGTCCGTCAGCGAGCTGGGCCAGGACGGCCACCTGGACATCGCCAATCCCGCCCACCGCCGGCTGCTGCTGCACGGCTACGCGGTGGGCTTGGAGTGGATGAGGGAACATCCCGCGGACGCCGCCCGGCTCTGGCTCTCCAAGGTTGCGCGCTGGCTGGATGGACTCAACCTGGGGCTGGGCGCCTCCAACCTCCCCTCGGGACTGAGCGGCTCACGCGCGCCCGTGGACCTGTTCGTCCCCGAGGGCGCCTGGATGAAGTGGCCCCTGACCCTGATGGTCCTCGCGGGCGCCGCGCTGTCGCTCCTGCGGCCCTGGCGGGAGTTCAGCCTGCTCACCCTCGTCGTCCTGCACCGCGCCCTCATCACCCTGGCCTTCTTCGGCTACACGCGCGGCCTGCTCACCATCTTCCCCGCATTGATTCCCCTGCTCCTGCTGCCGCTCGTGGTCCTCACCGCCCGCAGGCCCCAGCTCGCCTCCCGCGTCCCCGCTGTCGCGGTGGTGCTGCTCCTCCTCTTGTGGGTGGAAGCCGGGGCGCTGGCCCTGGGCGCACCCCGGGGATTCATGGCCAGCGGCAGCACGGATCAGACCAACGGAAAGCTCATCCAGGACGACTGGGTCCGCATCTGGCCTCGTTGACCCGCAACACCCCTCCCAGAAATTTCCAATGAATTTGGCCTACTTGCGCGCCCGGCGCATGACTGGCTTCACTTGCCGTATGCGTCAATGTTGGCCAGTGAACACTGCCCGCACCCGTTTTTCTTGGAATTTGTGATTCAAACGACTGACTGGGAATAGGACATATTCATTTTTCTGCGGGGCATCGGTACAGCGTCTGCGGGCTCCGCTCCGGAGCCACCTCGGGTCCGTCCCTCGGGCACCCCTAGAGGAGAACCGCATGCGCCACACCAAGGTGTTTGCAGCATGTTGTGCCTTGCTCCTGTCCGCTTCAGCCTGGGCCGTCCAACCGCCCGCAAAGGGCCAGAGCGCCATTGCTGGAAAGGCGTTCTTCAAGCCGGAGTTCTATCTCCCCATTCAGAACACCCCCCTGGACCAGGCCATGCGAACCATGGCCCCAGGGGCCACGCGTGGCTGGGATGACTTCTTCGCCCGCAACGGGAAGGACTTCCGCGTCCACATCGACCCCCGCACCGGAAGCCCCTCCGGCGTCGAGGGTCCGTTCCCCCTCATCCCCGGCAACGGCTACCGCAACAAGGTGTCGATGGACGGCGTGCGTGAGTCCATCGGCCGCTCCGTCGCGGACGTGGACGCCACTGTCGTCGGCGACCTGGTCTTCAAGTTCATCGCGGACAACCAGGCCGCGTTCAACGTGGACCTGATGCAGTTGGGTTCGCCCCGCGTGACGCGCGTCACCGAGCAACTGTGGCACGTCCACATCCCGCAGCAGGTCAACGGCATCCCGGTGCGCCACGCGCGCATCGCGGCGGTCGTCAGCCACGGCAACCTCATCCTGATTGGCACCGAGTCCTGGGCCAACGTGGGCATCGACACCCGGCCCGCGATCTCCGCCAGCGACGCGCTGGTCGCTGGCAACGGCTTCGTGGGCCTGACGACCAGCCAGCAGCAGCTCTGGATGCAGCCCTCGCTGGAGGTGGTCCCCACCGCGCCGAAGGGCGAGTCCTTCGCGGGCGCCGTGGGCACGGGCTACTCGCACGTGCTGGCGTACACCTACGGCCTCCAGGACCCCGTGGGCGGCGAGCGCTGGAAGGTCACGGTGGACGCGACCTCCGGTGAGACGCTGGCCATCGAGGACGACAACCACTACTTCGACGCGCAGATCACGGGCGGCATCTACCCCTCCACCAACATCGGCACCTGCGCGAACAACACCGTGTGTGGCGAGATGAAGCCCAACTCGCCCATGCCCTGGGCCGACACCGGCGTGGCCTCGCCCAACAACTTCACGGACGGCGCTGGCGTCTACAACTTCAGCTCCGGCACCGCGACCACCACGCTCGCTGGCAAGTACGTGCGCGTGAGCGACACCTGTGGCTCCCAGACCACCAGCTCCACCACGGGCAACATCTTCCTGGGTGGCGCGAACAACGACCACAACTGCACCGTGCCCGCGGGCGGCGCCCTGGGCAACACCGCCGCCTCCCGCTCCAGCTTCTACGAGCTGAACAAGCTGGCCGAGCAGGCCCGCGGCTGGCTGCCGACGAACACCTGGCTGCAGACCCAGCTGACCTCCAACGTCAACATCAACAGCACCTGCAACGCCTTCTGGAACGGCTCCTCCGTCAACTTCTACCGCAGCGGTGGTGGCTGCCGGAACACGGGTGAGATTGGCGCGGTGTTCGACCACGAGTGGGGCCACGGCATGGATGACTTCGACACCAACGGTGTCCTGTCCAACTCCTCCGAGGGCTACGCGGACATCGCCGCCATCTACCGCCTGCAGACTTCGTGCGTGGGCTACGGCTTCTTCGACGCCACCAACAGCCTGGGCTGTGGCCTGACGCCGGACGGCACCGGCGCCAACCAGCAGGAGTCGCAGGTCTCCGGCTACTCGTGGTGCAACACCCGCTGCTCGGGTGTTCGCGACGCGGACTATGGCGCCGCCACGTACAAGACGCCCAGCATGACCGCCGCCACGCCCGCGCCCCCGGCCACCCCGCAGAACTTCACGTGCCCCATGTGCAGCACCGGCTCCGGCCCGTGCAGCAAGCAAGTGCACTGCGCGGCATCTCCGGCCCGCCAGGCCGCGTGGGACTTCGTCACGCGTGACCTGACCGCCGCGCCGTTCAACTACGACTCCAACACGGCCTACATCGTCGGCAACAAGGTCTTCTATCAGGGCAGCGGCAACATCGGCGCGTGGCACTCCTGCAACTGCGGGACGAGCACGTCCGACGGCTGCGGCGCCACCAACGGCTACATGAGCTGGCTGGCCGCGGACGACGACAACGGCAACCTGGGCGACGGCACGCCGCACATGACGGCCATCCACGCCGCGTTCAACCGCCACAACATCGCATGTAACACGACCCCGCCCGTGAACTCCGGCTGTTCCGCCGGCCCCACGGCGGCGCCGACCCACACCGCGACCGCGGGCGATGGCCAGGTGGCCCTCAACTGGACGGCCTCCACGGGCGCCAGCGAGTACTGGGTGATGCGGACCGAGGGCATGGGCTGCGACTTCGGCAAGGCGAAGATCGCCACCGTCAACGGCACCAGCTACACGGACACCGAAGTCGCCAACAACCGCGAGTACTGCTACTCCATCGTCCCGGCGTCCTCGAACGCGTGCTACGGCGCGGCGAGTGCGTGCACGTGCGCCAAGCCCGCGTGCTCGCCTCCGGGCGTCGCGTCGCTGAGCGCGCCGTCCAACGGCGCGACGGGCGCGGAGCTCGCCACGGCGCTGGACTGGGCGGATGTCTCCGGTGCCTCCACGTACGAGGTGCAGGTGGCCACGGACGCCGCGTTCACCAACGTGGTGGCCTCGGCCAACTCGCTCGTCACCAGCAACTGGACGGTGTCTCCGGCGCTGAACGTCAACAGCACGTACTACTGGCGCGTGCGGTCCAGCAACTCGTGCGGTGGCACGGGCGCCTGGTCCTCCACGTTCAGCTTCAGCACGCGCGGTTGCGTGACGCTGGCGGCGCCCACCCTGGCGTCTCCGGCGGACGGCGCCACGGGCGTCGCGACGGCGGCGGCGCTGGACTGGTCCGACGTGCCGAGCGCGTCCACGTACATCGTCGAGGTCGCCACGGACGCGGCGTTCACCAACATCGTCCGCACCGGCAACTCGCTGTCCAGCAGCGCGTGGACGGTGACGCCGGCGCTGAACAGCGCGACCCCGTACTACTGGCGCGCCCGCGCGGCCGACGTCTGCGGCCAGAGCGCCAACAGCACCGCTCGCAGCTTCACCACCACCACCGTCTGCACCCCCGTGCAGGCGACCTACGACACCACCCGCCGCGCGCCGACGTGCGGCACCGTCTGCGGCTGCGACACGGGCCCCACCATGGTCAACGGCCGTGGCACCATGTCCGGCGGCGTCGAGTCCAACCAGCCCAACACCATCGCCGGTTCGTGCGCGGATGGCGCCTCGGGCACGTACCACTCGGACGAGAGCATTGACCGCGTGGTCATCAAGACGGTGGACCAGGGCCCGTTCGCCGCGGGCAAGCAGGTGACGGTGCAGGTCACGGTGTGGTGCTACGGCACGACCGACGCCTTCGACCTGTACTACACGAGCAACGCGGCCACGCCCGCGTGGACCGCGCTGACCACCAACGTGGCCTGCACCACCGGTGGTGTGGCGCAGACCTTCACGCACACGTTCACCCTGGCGGGCACGGCGGGCACGCACGCCATCCGCCCGCAGCTGCGCTTCGGCGGCACCGCGAGCTCGTGCACCGCGGGCAGCTACAACGACCGCGACGACATGGTGTTCTCGGTCGGCGCGGCCGTTGCCGCCACGGACTCCGGCAAGTCCACCACCGCGCAGGGCCGCTCGGCTCCCGCGGGCCGATGATGTCCACGGGCTCCTCCAGCGCCACCCTGGCTGAAGGAGCCCCTGACCTCACGTTGAGTTGAATCCTCGAGGGCTCCCGGCACCTGCGCCGGGGGC from Myxococcus stipitatus carries:
- a CDS encoding pyridoxal phosphate-dependent decarboxylase family protein; this translates as MALPDPKSLNLLNHVPPRLLSAAERYLKAVPLVRDLLSKETDSLLSGLEEGLKPYRGTIPTYDRLPVTGRSREEVLAELETMESKEEPRWREGKVSGAVYNGDEEHIEFLNRVYGMHSQSNPLHADLWPSATKFEAEVVAMAAGMLGADAANAGRPATEHICGSMSSGGTESIMLAVKTYRDWARDTKGITRPEMVAPSSAHPAFDKAAHYFGVKMVRVPVGPDYRADVTAMRKALTRNTILIIGSAPGFPHGVIDPISELSELARKKGLGFHTDACLGGFVLPFARKLGRDVPPFDFRLPGVTSMSVDTHKFGYAAKGSSVVLYRGTALRSHQYFTSTEWPGGIYFSPTFSGSRPGALIAVAWASLVSMGEQGYMEATRRILDTADTLKTGIRSIPELHVLGDPLFVIAFGSETLDIFKVMERMGERGWNLNGLHKPAAVHLCVTLRHAQPGVAERFLEDLREAVAHVKAHPSEKGTMAPVYGMAAAVPFRGLVSDLLKKYMDLLYKV
- a CDS encoding FGGY-family carbohydrate kinase translates to MERRVPLAGDKSILAIDLGTSAVKLAVVTLRGRILGGDVEPLELRLLPEGGAEQEPEAWWRAVVRGTRRLLESGQVSARDIVGVNCSSQWSGTVAVDARGTPLCPALIWMDSRGASHVQRVAHGLMPIEGYGAARLLTWIRLSGGAPSLSGKDPVGHILYLQGARPDVYRATYKFLEPKDWLNLKLSGRFAASYDSITLHWVTDNRALNRIDYDERLLKLSGLERDKLPDLVPAASVLGPLCAEAARELGLSEDVRVVSGSPDILAAAVGSGAVGDHEAHLCVGTSSWLCCHVPYKKTDIFHQMASVPSALPGRYLLANEQESAGICLAFLKDNILYGHGRGPGDAEEDSGEVYRLMESEAGRVPAGSDNLIFLPWLNGERSPVDDRSLRGGFFNQSLKTTRAHMVRAVMEGVAFNSRWLFTYVEQFVGRKLESMRIIGGGARSALWCQIHADVLGRAIQQVDEPVLANARGAAFQAAVALGELKPEEIPSLVPVARTFHPDPANRALYDELFREFVNIYKSNKAIFARLNRARSA
- a CDS encoding ArnT family glycosyltransferase, which translates into the protein MRRFFVSARGLWQRHPTALGIAVTFTLSLLLRWLYLQSSPDRTWPFSIFFYGDARFFHTYALDHVRGHEGPAALPYHPPLFPWLLGLLYRVLGEPQGSAYPYKLVLAALSAATVALTWAWWRTLLGTAWSFVGACLFASSFGWLVLSTTYSNEVLYAFFLSATLALVLRHREGPTWGGAVLLGLCMGLGSLTRAEHLYLWPFLLAWAWLYRGTTPLKTLARRWGAAVLVCGLVLTPWAVRNARVLHELNAGTPGLEPLPELAPITVYGPINFAMANHARATGGFTPASVSELGQDGHLDIANPAHRRLLLHGYAVGLEWMREHPADAARLWLSKVARWLDGLNLGLGASNLPSGLSGSRAPVDLFVPEGAWMKWPLTLMVLAGAALSLLRPWREFSLLTLVVLHRALITLAFFGYTRGLLTIFPALIPLLLLPLVVLTARRPQLASRVPAVAVVLLLLLWVEAGALALGAPRGFMASGSTDQTNGKLIQDDWVRIWPR
- a CDS encoding endopeptidase, yielding MRHTKVFAACCALLLSASAWAVQPPAKGQSAIAGKAFFKPEFYLPIQNTPLDQAMRTMAPGATRGWDDFFARNGKDFRVHIDPRTGSPSGVEGPFPLIPGNGYRNKVSMDGVRESIGRSVADVDATVVGDLVFKFIADNQAAFNVDLMQLGSPRVTRVTEQLWHVHIPQQVNGIPVRHARIAAVVSHGNLILIGTESWANVGIDTRPAISASDALVAGNGFVGLTTSQQQLWMQPSLEVVPTAPKGESFAGAVGTGYSHVLAYTYGLQDPVGGERWKVTVDATSGETLAIEDDNHYFDAQITGGIYPSTNIGTCANNTVCGEMKPNSPMPWADTGVASPNNFTDGAGVYNFSSGTATTTLAGKYVRVSDTCGSQTTSSTTGNIFLGGANNDHNCTVPAGGALGNTAASRSSFYELNKLAEQARGWLPTNTWLQTQLTSNVNINSTCNAFWNGSSVNFYRSGGGCRNTGEIGAVFDHEWGHGMDDFDTNGVLSNSSEGYADIAAIYRLQTSCVGYGFFDATNSLGCGLTPDGTGANQQESQVSGYSWCNTRCSGVRDADYGAATYKTPSMTAATPAPPATPQNFTCPMCSTGSGPCSKQVHCAASPARQAAWDFVTRDLTAAPFNYDSNTAYIVGNKVFYQGSGNIGAWHSCNCGTSTSDGCGATNGYMSWLAADDDNGNLGDGTPHMTAIHAAFNRHNIACNTTPPVNSGCSAGPTAAPTHTATAGDGQVALNWTASTGASEYWVMRTEGMGCDFGKAKIATVNGTSYTDTEVANNREYCYSIVPASSNACYGAASACTCAKPACSPPGVASLSAPSNGATGAELATALDWADVSGASTYEVQVATDAAFTNVVASANSLVTSNWTVSPALNVNSTYYWRVRSSNSCGGTGAWSSTFSFSTRGCVTLAAPTLASPADGATGVATAAALDWSDVPSASTYIVEVATDAAFTNIVRTGNSLSSSAWTVTPALNSATPYYWRARAADVCGQSANSTARSFTTTTVCTPVQATYDTTRRAPTCGTVCGCDTGPTMVNGRGTMSGGVESNQPNTIAGSCADGASGTYHSDESIDRVVIKTVDQGPFAAGKQVTVQVTVWCYGTTDAFDLYYTSNAATPAWTALTTNVACTTGGVAQTFTHTFTLAGTAGTHAIRPQLRFGGTASSCTAGSYNDRDDMVFSVGAAVAATDSGKSTTAQGRSAPAGR